From Algoriphagus sp. NG3, the proteins below share one genomic window:
- the dxs gene encoding 1-deoxy-D-xylulose-5-phosphate synthase has protein sequence MFIQPGELLAQINSPADLKKFSKDSLVQICDELRQFIIDNVSVYGGHFSASLGVVELTVALHYVLNTPEDQLVWDVGHQAYGHKILTGRRENFHTNRLYGGLSGFPKRKESIYDTFGVGHSSTSISAALGMAVASQYKGLEAKQHVAVIGDGSMTGGMAFEAMNHAGVSDTNLLIILNDNCMAIDPNVGALKDYLTDITTSKTYNKAKDEIWKILGKLSKFGTSAQDVISKVEGGIKSALLNQSNLFESLNLRYFGPVDGHDVNHLAEILKDLKDIPGPKILHCVTMKGKGYAPAEKGNQTTWHAPGTFDKVTGEIYKSTPSTPQAPKYQDVFGHTLVELAELDDRIMGVTPAMPSGSSMNIMMKAMPDRAFDVGIAEQHAVTFSAGLATQGLVPFCNIYSTFMQRAYDQVLHDVCLQNLPVVFCLDRAGFAGADGPTHHGAYDIAFFRCIPNLVVSAPMNEEELRNMMYSASIHNGPYSIRYPRGKGVMPDWKTPFDKIPLGQGRIVKEGEEIAILTIGHIGNYAVDACGKLAKEGVHPAHYDMRFVKPLDEELLHEIFGKFKKVITVEDGCLMGGFGSAVIEWMMDHGYQAQVKRLGIPDEVVEHGEQIELHRACGFDPEGIAATVRSMAAVVKTT, from the coding sequence ATGTTCATTCAACCAGGAGAATTATTAGCCCAAATAAACAGTCCAGCTGACCTGAAGAAATTTTCTAAGGATAGTCTGGTTCAGATCTGTGATGAACTAAGACAGTTTATTATAGATAATGTCTCCGTTTATGGAGGCCATTTCAGTGCTAGCCTTGGTGTAGTAGAGCTTACAGTTGCACTTCATTACGTACTTAATACCCCAGAAGATCAGCTGGTCTGGGATGTAGGTCATCAGGCATATGGTCATAAGATTCTGACCGGAAGAAGAGAAAACTTCCACACCAATCGCCTCTATGGTGGACTTTCCGGTTTCCCTAAAAGAAAAGAAAGTATCTACGATACATTTGGAGTAGGACACTCCAGCACCTCTATATCGGCTGCATTGGGCATGGCGGTGGCCTCCCAGTACAAAGGACTGGAGGCTAAGCAGCATGTGGCTGTCATCGGTGATGGATCCATGACCGGAGGCATGGCTTTCGAAGCTATGAACCATGCCGGAGTAAGCGATACCAACTTGCTGATCATCCTGAATGATAACTGTATGGCCATCGATCCAAACGTCGGTGCGCTCAAAGATTACCTGACAGATATCACTACTTCCAAGACCTACAACAAGGCAAAGGATGAAATTTGGAAAATCTTAGGAAAGCTGAGCAAGTTCGGAACTAGCGCTCAAGATGTGATTTCCAAGGTAGAAGGCGGTATAAAATCAGCTCTACTCAATCAGAGTAACTTATTTGAATCATTAAACCTACGTTATTTCGGTCCAGTGGATGGGCATGATGTCAATCATCTGGCAGAAATACTGAAAGACCTCAAGGATATACCCGGCCCTAAAATTCTACATTGTGTAACGATGAAGGGCAAAGGATACGCTCCTGCGGAAAAAGGCAATCAAACTACCTGGCATGCCCCTGGTACCTTTGACAAGGTTACCGGAGAGATATATAAGTCCACACCCAGCACACCTCAGGCACCAAAGTATCAGGATGTTTTTGGACATACCTTAGTAGAACTGGCAGAGCTTGATGATAGAATTATGGGGGTGACTCCTGCCATGCCTTCTGGCTCATCCATGAATATCATGATGAAAGCCATGCCAGATAGGGCTTTTGATGTAGGAATCGCTGAACAACATGCGGTTACTTTTTCGGCGGGGTTGGCGACCCAGGGGTTAGTGCCATTCTGTAATATCTATTCTACGTTCATGCAGCGAGCATATGACCAGGTATTGCATGATGTATGTCTGCAAAATCTGCCAGTAGTATTTTGTCTGGATAGAGCTGGATTTGCGGGTGCGGATGGCCCTACACACCATGGTGCCTATGATATTGCCTTCTTCAGGTGTATTCCCAATCTAGTCGTATCGGCACCTATGAATGAAGAAGAGCTGCGAAATATGATGTACTCAGCATCTATTCACAATGGTCCCTATTCTATCAGATATCCGAGAGGAAAAGGTGTGATGCCTGATTGGAAAACCCCGTTTGATAAAATCCCTCTGGGCCAAGGCCGTATCGTGAAAGAAGGGGAAGAAATTGCCATACTAACGATTGGACACATCGGCAACTATGCTGTAGATGCCTGTGGGAAACTTGCTAAAGAAGGCGTACATCCTGCACATTACGATATGCGTTTTGTAAAACCTCTGGATGAAGAGCTGCTCCACGAGATTTTCGGCAAATTCAAGAAGGTGATCACAGTTGAAGACGGCTGTCTAATGGGCGGATTTGGATCAGCAGTGATCGAGTGGATGATGGATCATGGATATCAGGCGCAAGTAAAGCGACTGGGCATTCCTGATGAAGTAGTAGAGCATGGAGAGCAGATCGAGCTCCACAGAGCCTGCGGTTTTGATCCGGAAGGGATCGCTGCCACGGTGAGGAGCATGGCTGCTGTCGTCAAAACAACTTAG
- a CDS encoding segregation and condensation protein A, translated as MSFEIKLPLFEGPFDLMLFFIERDELDIYDIPISKITNDFLDYVHQMEQMEMEVASDFILFAATLMKIKSRMLLPRPELNEEGEEIDPREELIRNLLEYKKYKSVIQELSAMEGEELSKQKRGNIAAELKALSKVDDVDAEMQDMDLYKLLKVFQRSMAKMASRVDETKHTVVQYPYTIEQQKDFVLEKISFKKKVPFAEFISYKPDKIFVIYTFLAILELLQLSQVTIVIGDGFNNFWVEKIEPIAAV; from the coding sequence TTGAGTTTCGAAATCAAATTACCGCTCTTCGAAGGTCCTTTTGATCTTATGCTCTTCTTTATAGAGCGGGATGAACTGGATATTTATGATATTCCTATCTCCAAGATTACGAATGACTTTCTGGATTATGTACATCAGATGGAGCAGATGGAAATGGAGGTGGCCAGTGATTTTATCCTCTTTGCAGCTACCCTGATGAAAATCAAATCCAGAATGCTTTTGCCCAGACCAGAGCTGAATGAGGAAGGGGAGGAAATAGATCCCCGGGAGGAATTGATCAGGAACCTACTGGAATACAAAAAGTATAAATCAGTGATCCAAGAGCTCTCGGCTATGGAAGGGGAGGAACTATCAAAGCAAAAGCGTGGAAACATAGCTGCGGAATTAAAGGCTTTGAGTAAGGTAGATGATGTGGATGCCGAGATGCAGGATATGGATCTGTATAAGTTGCTGAAAGTGTTTCAGCGCTCCATGGCAAAAATGGCCTCCCGCGTGGATGAAACCAAACATACTGTGGTTCAGTATCCTTATACTATTGAACAGCAAAAAGACTTCGTACTGGAGAAGATTAGTTTTAAGAAAAAAGTACCATTCGCTGAGTTTATCAGCTACAAACCCGATAAAATTTTTGTGATTTACACCTTTCTAGCAATTCTGGAATTACTGCAACTTTCCCAGGTGACCATCGTCATAGGAGATGGTTTCAATAACTTCTGGGTGGAAAAGATTGAGCCAATAGCTGCTGTATAG
- a CDS encoding lysylphosphatidylglycerol synthase transmembrane domain-containing protein, translating to MKLDNKKIFQTLNPNKIWVPVIIGLGIVFAMFYFDPSVTRSSLRGVFDASVPWIILAIVVILFRDAGYVYRIREITDRQLTWKRAIYVIILWEFASAVTPSVVGGTAVAIFILNKEGLKLGRAIAYVMVTAILDNLFFVIGAPVILFFAKGNIFPVSKVLESQLGKSLEAIFWVSYSLYAAYSLIMALALFFRPRVFKWLLIKLFSIRWLRKWKHDAQEYGNQIIEASRELTGKKAGYWIPIILATIFIWSSRYLMLNALISAFVPLDIYEHVIVFARQVIMWIVMMISPTPGSSGTAEFFFGQFFTEFLGSYTFVTSILWRLFSYYPYLILGAIFLPRWIKQVFFNKKPKDTE from the coding sequence ATGAAATTGGATAACAAAAAGATTTTCCAAACACTCAACCCTAATAAAATCTGGGTTCCGGTTATTATTGGATTAGGGATAGTTTTTGCCATGTTCTACTTCGATCCTTCAGTGACGAGGTCTTCGTTACGTGGGGTTTTCGATGCATCCGTTCCCTGGATTATTTTAGCAATTGTAGTTATTCTTTTTAGAGATGCTGGATATGTGTATAGAATCCGGGAAATCACAGACCGTCAACTTACTTGGAAACGGGCTATTTATGTAATTATCTTATGGGAATTTGCCTCGGCGGTCACTCCGTCGGTAGTAGGAGGTACAGCCGTTGCGATTTTTATACTGAATAAAGAAGGTCTCAAACTAGGTAGAGCCATTGCTTACGTGATGGTGACCGCTATTCTGGACAATTTGTTCTTTGTGATCGGTGCGCCGGTTATTTTGTTTTTTGCTAAGGGGAATATCTTTCCCGTAAGTAAAGTACTTGAGTCTCAATTGGGTAAAAGTCTGGAGGCTATTTTCTGGGTTAGTTATTCATTGTACGCCGCATATAGCTTGATTATGGCACTGGCTTTATTCTTCAGACCCCGGGTTTTCAAGTGGCTGCTGATCAAGTTATTTTCTATCAGATGGCTTCGCAAGTGGAAGCATGACGCCCAGGAATACGGCAACCAGATAATAGAAGCTTCCAGGGAACTGACCGGCAAGAAAGCAGGCTATTGGATACCGATAATTTTGGCTACGATCTTTATCTGGAGTTCCAGATACCTGATGCTGAATGCGCTGATTTCTGCTTTTGTTCCATTGGACATATATGAGCATGTGATCGTTTTTGCCAGACAAGTAATCATGTGGATCGTGATGATGATCTCCCCTACTCCGGGTAGCAGTGGCACTGCGGAGTTTTTCTTTGGTCAGTTTTTTACTGAATTTCTGGGTAGCTATACCTTTGTTACCAGTATTTTATGGAGACTGTTCAGCTATTATCCGTACCTGATTCTAGGAGCTATTTTCCTTCCTAGATGGATTAAGCAGGTGTTTTTTAACAAAAAGCCAAAAGATACAGAGTAA
- a CDS encoding bifunctional UDP-N-acetylmuramoyl-tripeptide:D-alanyl-D-alanine ligase/alanine racemase, which translates to MFQEISQKTIAEILAATIVRENGDVHISQIAIDSRAILHPEKTLFVALRGAKADGADYIPDLVKLGVNTFLVHQDFDEGPILEACFIKVADTRKGLQLLAKFQRSLFQKPIIGIAGSNGKTIVKEWLGQILGKQYAVAKSPKSYNSQVGVPLSIFGIEPYHQLAILEAGISKSGEMKALEEMIKPDLGVFTNLGTAHQEGFESLDSKLEEKLSLFSESKFLIYCKDQMQVSAKVENLFPAGKLVGWSDQSGADYTRSIKINEAGARIILIKSDLSTHTFQVPFADVASLENITHVIVAAMTLGQSVASIQEGISYLKPVDMRLTLKPGVNNSLLIDDTYNNDVAGLKVALDFMQQQRPKRRRILILSDLLQQGSAEKIYEEVAHLIKKYQFDIIIGVGREIFYLEKIFSGTFRGFRSTEELLKGIYPEDFANDMILITGARVFGFEEVVNRLQQRIHGTTLEINLNAITHNYNFYKKLIYPKTKVMVMVKAFAYGGGASEIANLVQTMGADYLGVAFSDEGIALRKEGITLPIMVLNPMEESFGLCSEYDLEPVVFSLEFFQSLANWCTSHHKQIKIHLDLDTGMHRLGFEKKHIVELNHLVTANPQLQIASIYTHLVGADEEIHRDFSIFQLEKFEEMKEEVLKNISYRPIIHALNSAGIAAFPEWQFDMVRLGIGLYGVELTGRHHSSLRTISTLKTTVSQVKELEAGETIGYSRKGKLEHGGKIATLAIGYADGYDRRFGNGIGYVLIHGQKAPLVGNVCMDMCMVDVTGLDVKPGDVAIIYGENISLKELAQLIGTIPYELHTNISTRVKRVYYLD; encoded by the coding sequence ATGTTTCAGGAAATAAGTCAAAAAACCATTGCAGAGATTCTGGCAGCAACTATTGTAAGAGAAAACGGTGATGTACACATTTCTCAGATTGCTATTGATTCCAGAGCAATTCTTCACCCAGAAAAAACACTGTTTGTAGCATTGAGAGGAGCCAAAGCTGATGGGGCAGATTATATCCCTGATCTCGTAAAACTAGGTGTAAATACATTTCTGGTTCATCAGGATTTTGATGAAGGGCCGATTCTCGAGGCATGCTTTATAAAAGTAGCAGATACCAGAAAAGGACTTCAGCTTTTGGCTAAGTTCCAGCGCTCCCTTTTCCAAAAGCCGATAATAGGGATCGCCGGGAGTAACGGAAAAACCATTGTAAAAGAATGGCTGGGACAGATTTTGGGAAAGCAATATGCTGTGGCCAAGAGTCCAAAAAGCTATAATTCCCAGGTAGGTGTTCCTCTTTCCATTTTTGGAATAGAACCCTATCATCAGCTTGCGATATTAGAAGCAGGTATTTCTAAATCGGGAGAAATGAAGGCTTTGGAGGAGATGATCAAGCCTGACCTTGGCGTGTTCACCAATTTGGGGACAGCGCATCAGGAGGGATTTGAAAGTTTGGACTCCAAGCTGGAAGAGAAACTTTCCTTGTTTTCGGAGTCCAAGTTCCTGATTTACTGTAAAGACCAAATGCAGGTATCTGCAAAGGTAGAAAACTTGTTTCCTGCAGGGAAGCTTGTGGGCTGGTCTGATCAATCTGGTGCAGATTATACCCGGTCTATAAAGATAAATGAGGCAGGTGCACGCATAATTTTAATTAAATCTGACCTGAGTACCCATACTTTTCAGGTTCCATTTGCGGATGTCGCATCTTTGGAAAATATTACCCATGTGATTGTCGCTGCCATGACTTTGGGGCAAAGTGTAGCTTCTATACAAGAAGGAATTTCGTATCTGAAGCCGGTAGATATGCGGCTCACATTGAAGCCAGGTGTCAACAATTCCCTTTTGATCGATGATACTTACAACAACGATGTGGCTGGATTGAAAGTAGCGCTGGATTTTATGCAGCAGCAGAGACCCAAAAGGCGCAGGATCTTAATCTTATCCGACTTGCTGCAGCAAGGTTCGGCCGAGAAGATCTATGAAGAGGTAGCCCACCTGATCAAGAAGTACCAATTTGACATAATTATTGGTGTAGGAAGGGAGATTTTTTATTTGGAAAAAATATTTTCGGGGACCTTTAGAGGTTTTAGATCCACTGAAGAGTTATTGAAGGGGATATACCCGGAGGATTTTGCCAATGATATGATCCTGATCACCGGGGCCAGGGTGTTTGGCTTCGAGGAAGTAGTCAACCGCCTTCAACAGCGGATACACGGCACTACATTGGAGATCAACCTCAACGCGATTACCCATAATTACAACTTCTATAAGAAGCTGATTTATCCCAAGACCAAAGTAATGGTAATGGTAAAAGCTTTTGCCTATGGCGGAGGTGCTTCGGAAATTGCCAATTTGGTGCAGACAATGGGGGCAGATTACCTCGGTGTGGCTTTTTCTGATGAAGGGATTGCGTTGCGAAAGGAGGGTATCACTCTTCCTATCATGGTGTTGAACCCCATGGAAGAATCTTTTGGGCTTTGCAGCGAATATGATTTAGAACCGGTGGTGTTTAGCTTGGAGTTTTTCCAGAGTTTGGCGAACTGGTGTACCTCGCACCACAAGCAAATAAAAATCCATCTGGATCTGGACACCGGTATGCATAGGTTGGGTTTTGAAAAAAAACATATAGTAGAGCTGAACCATTTGGTTACGGCAAACCCCCAGTTACAGATCGCATCTATCTACACACATTTGGTAGGTGCTGATGAGGAGATCCACCGAGACTTTTCCATTTTTCAGCTTGAGAAGTTTGAAGAAATGAAAGAGGAAGTCCTGAAAAATATTTCCTATAGACCTATTATTCATGCGCTGAATTCAGCCGGTATTGCGGCTTTTCCAGAATGGCAGTTTGATATGGTTCGGCTCGGAATCGGGCTTTACGGCGTGGAGCTTACAGGACGGCATCATTCTTCTCTTCGCACCATCAGTACATTGAAAACTACCGTGTCTCAGGTCAAAGAGTTAGAAGCGGGAGAAACAATTGGATATTCCCGAAAAGGCAAATTGGAGCATGGAGGGAAAATCGCCACCTTGGCCATAGGCTATGCGGATGGGTATGACCGTCGGTTTGGCAACGGCATAGGGTATGTTTTGATCCATGGGCAGAAGGCACCACTCGTCGGCAATGTATGTATGGATATGTGCATGGTGGATGTTACCGGGCTGGACGTGAAGCCAGGGGATGTGGCAATTATCTATGGAGAAAATATATCCCTCAAGGAACTTGCGCAACTGATAGGAACCATACCCTACGAATTGCATACAAATATCAGTACACGGGTGAAACGTGTCTATTACCTGGACTAG
- a CDS encoding ion transporter: MIISKKRLAHIVFESDDWASKTFDIVLLFLIFGSILVAILDSVASLHRQYGEVFLLLEWLFTILFTIEYALRIWLSRNPRGYIFSFFGMVDLLAILPAYLSVLIVNSQLLTVIRALRLLRVIRILKLGRYVAEAEYLTKSLRASSHKIMIFIGFVLTIVLIMGTLMFIIEGPEHGFDSIPMGMYWAIVTLTTVGFGDITPQTTIGQFVASLIMLLGYAIIAVPTGIVSSEMAAEKRRMEKRKKVSCPACKHSGLDEWDEYCKFCGHKLN; encoded by the coding sequence ATGATAATCAGTAAAAAGCGATTAGCCCATATTGTTTTTGAATCGGACGATTGGGCTTCCAAGACTTTTGATATTGTACTGTTGTTCCTGATTTTTGGGAGTATTCTAGTGGCAATCTTGGATTCTGTAGCCAGTCTACATAGACAGTACGGAGAAGTGTTTCTATTGTTGGAATGGTTGTTCACGATTCTGTTCACTATAGAGTATGCTTTAAGGATATGGCTTTCTCGCAATCCTCGGGGATATATTTTCAGCTTTTTTGGTATGGTGGATCTGCTTGCGATTTTACCGGCATATTTGAGTGTTCTTATTGTGAATTCCCAGCTGCTTACTGTTATCAGAGCTTTAAGATTGTTGCGGGTGATCCGGATTCTTAAACTTGGGAGGTATGTGGCAGAAGCGGAATATCTTACCAAATCTCTTAGGGCGAGCTCTCATAAGATTATGATTTTCATAGGGTTTGTGCTCACTATAGTTTTGATCATGGGTACCTTGATGTTTATCATTGAAGGGCCAGAGCATGGATTCGACAGTATTCCTATGGGCATGTACTGGGCTATCGTGACCTTGACCACAGTTGGGTTTGGCGATATTACCCCACAGACCACAATTGGTCAATTTGTAGCATCATTGATCATGCTACTTGGCTATGCTATTATTGCTGTACCTACAGGGATAGTTTCTTCAGAAATGGCAGCAGAGAAAAGAAGAATGGAGAAAAGAAAAAAGGTTTCTTGCCCTGCCTGCAAGCATAGCGGATTGGATGAATGGGATGAGTATTGCAAATTTTGTGGTCACAAGCTGAACTAG
- a CDS encoding TrkA family potassium uptake protein, with the protein MKYIIVGIGNFGGYLAKRLTNLGHEVIGIDSNASRIELIKDSITHSIVMDATDQAAVKNLPLKDTDVVIIAIGEHIGASIMSTAIFKQLKANRIIARAINELHETVIQAIGVDEIIHPEEETADRLAKRLEMKGVLDSLEISDDYNIVEVKVPSRYIGLTVAETDIRKEFYLNILTIIKLQQKKNLLGINTPHKEVLGVVTPEYKFENEDILLLFGKIKNIQQFLAL; encoded by the coding sequence ATGAAATATATAATAGTAGGTATAGGAAACTTCGGCGGCTATCTGGCTAAACGATTGACAAATCTCGGTCATGAAGTGATAGGAATAGATTCTAATGCAAGCAGGATAGAGTTGATTAAGGATAGCATCACACACTCCATAGTAATGGATGCCACTGATCAGGCTGCAGTGAAGAATTTACCTTTGAAAGACACAGACGTTGTGATCATAGCAATAGGGGAACATATTGGGGCTTCGATCATGAGTACTGCCATATTCAAGCAGCTAAAGGCTAATCGTATCATTGCCCGGGCTATTAACGAACTGCACGAAACTGTCATTCAGGCCATAGGAGTGGACGAAATCATCCACCCAGAAGAGGAAACTGCTGATCGGCTTGCCAAGCGACTGGAAATGAAAGGTGTGCTGGATTCCTTGGAGATATCAGATGATTACAATATCGTGGAAGTAAAAGTACCCTCAAGATATATAGGATTGACTGTGGCAGAGACCGATATCCGTAAGGAATTCTATCTTAATATTCTCACAATCATCAAACTCCAACAAAAGAAGAATCTTTTGGGAATCAATACCCCACATAAGGAGGTATTAGGAGTGGTCACTCCTGAATATAAATTTGAAAATGAAGATATACTTCTTCTATTCGGGAAGATAAAAAATATCCAACAGTTCTTGGCACTCTGA
- a CDS encoding TrkH family potassium uptake protein, which yields MNFKLNLFSNPDRNILFLKKVVQIQEKVVQISSFLAFGILLFHLGYSIDPQERVVTSMFFTASLMSMGTGYLVKIFLVEKSFIPARVLLEFFLSLVLLCTALVRWNVFGDETTQLILEFTGQYHLINGLVIILFFIELSKFSLTVNELKLSPPLVFILSFVLLIVVGAGLLSLPEASTGSISFIDALFTSTSAVCVTGLIVLDTAKDFSFFGQVVIMVLFQIGGLGIMVFTSFFGFFFKGSYSIENRLFIRDYINENNVNEIYKTLFKIISFTVLVEGACAYMVYKFTDPSQFSGIGDHFFFSLFHAISAFCNAGFSTLSNGLYEEGFRDAYTMHLAIALAIVLGGIGFPVVLNYYAYLKHVIVGGTKHILGMEKYRHSPRVSSVNTRLVVYTTGILLIVGMVVYAISEQEATLKGLSPYGKFVTTVFGAVTPRTAGFNTVDMRELAVPTILIYLLLMWIGASPGSTGGGLKTSTFAVAMLNTFSIASGKTRVEVFRRQISNETLKKAFAVISLSVLVIGLGVFLLMIFNPELALMDVAFEVFSAFSTVGLSLGITSQLSTGSKLVLMAIMLIGRVGSLTILIAIVRKIGELRYKYPEETVFIT from the coding sequence ATGAATTTTAAGCTTAATCTTTTCTCCAATCCTGATCGAAATATCCTTTTTCTAAAGAAGGTGGTTCAGATCCAGGAAAAAGTAGTACAGATCAGTAGCTTTCTAGCTTTTGGAATTCTACTTTTTCATTTAGGTTACTCTATAGATCCTCAAGAACGGGTGGTAACCTCTATGTTCTTTACCGCCTCCCTCATGTCAATGGGTACAGGATACTTGGTGAAAATTTTTCTAGTAGAAAAATCCTTCATTCCTGCCCGGGTGTTACTCGAATTTTTTCTTTCCTTGGTATTGCTATGTACAGCCTTAGTGCGCTGGAATGTGTTCGGAGATGAGACTACACAGCTTATCCTGGAATTCACCGGACAATACCATCTTATTAACGGTTTAGTGATTATTCTCTTTTTCATAGAGCTCAGCAAGTTCAGTCTCACTGTAAATGAACTGAAACTCAGTCCTCCCCTGGTATTTATTCTTTCTTTTGTTTTACTGATAGTGGTTGGAGCTGGGCTACTTAGCCTCCCTGAAGCAAGTACGGGCAGCATTAGCTTCATAGACGCACTATTTACTTCCACTTCGGCTGTTTGTGTCACCGGGCTGATTGTTCTGGATACGGCAAAGGATTTCAGCTTTTTTGGTCAGGTAGTAATTATGGTCTTGTTCCAGATAGGAGGATTGGGAATCATGGTGTTTACCAGCTTTTTCGGCTTCTTTTTCAAAGGAAGTTATTCCATTGAAAACCGCCTCTTCATCAGGGATTACATCAACGAAAACAATGTTAATGAGATATACAAAACACTCTTCAAGATTATCTCTTTTACGGTTTTAGTGGAAGGAGCATGTGCCTATATGGTTTATAAGTTTACCGATCCTTCGCAATTTAGCGGTATAGGGGATCATTTCTTTTTTTCATTATTCCATGCTATCTCGGCTTTTTGCAATGCAGGTTTTTCCACACTTAGCAATGGACTATATGAAGAGGGCTTTAGAGATGCTTATACTATGCATCTAGCTATAGCTTTGGCTATTGTGCTGGGTGGAATCGGCTTTCCTGTGGTACTTAACTACTATGCCTACCTGAAGCATGTGATTGTGGGAGGCACAAAACATATCCTTGGTATGGAGAAATATCGACATAGTCCGAGGGTTTCCAGCGTCAACACCCGGCTAGTAGTCTATACTACAGGAATTCTGCTGATAGTCGGCATGGTTGTCTATGCTATCTCCGAACAGGAGGCCACGTTAAAGGGGCTCAGTCCTTACGGAAAATTTGTCACCACTGTTTTTGGTGCTGTGACACCTAGAACGGCTGGCTTCAATACCGTAGATATGCGGGAACTAGCTGTTCCCACGATACTGATCTATCTATTACTTATGTGGATAGGTGCCTCTCCGGGATCTACAGGTGGCGGATTGAAAACCAGTACTTTTGCAGTGGCAATGCTTAATACGTTCAGCATTGCCTCCGGCAAAACTAGAGTGGAGGTTTTCAGAAGGCAAATTTCCAATGAAACACTGAAAAAGGCCTTTGCGGTAATTTCGCTCTCTGTGCTAGTAATAGGGCTTGGGGTATTTCTACTGATGATTTTTAATCCAGAACTTGCTTTAATGGATGTGGCTTTTGAAGTTTTCAGTGCTTTTTCCACCGTCGGACTATCTTTGGGGATCACTTCGCAATTAAGCACAGGAAGCAAATTAGTATTGATGGCGATCATGTTAATTGGACGAGTAGGATCACTGACTATACTAATTGCAATTGTCAGGAAAATCGGAGAATTGCGTTACAAATATCCAGAAGAGACTGTCTTTATTACTTAG
- a CDS encoding voltage-gated chloride channel family protein — protein MNSSSILLYLLRWVLLGLLVGALSGGASAIFLISLSWVTDYRENHLWIIAFLPAAGFLIGWTYYRYGENSVKGNNLLLDELYKTEKPIPLRMTPLVLLGTIITHLFGGSAGREGTAVQMGGSLADQLTKYFHLDPEDRRLILIAGVAGGFASVFGTPLAGAIFALEWMLHRKIRWKSWFPAFWTAFVANWFCSSLFGVGHTHYFIDLVPPHTFVNLLWVIPAGIAFGFSGRLFAQSTHFFTYQFAKIIAYPPFRPVIGGLLIAVFVYISDSTTYIGLGVPRIVEAFETPLPWYDWLAKTGLTSFTLGAGFKGGEVTPLFFTGATLGNALSAWIPLPLALLAGMGFVGVFSGATNTPIACTVMGMELFGYESGIFLGIACLIAYLFSGRSSIYSSQNLDRKFHLYPAEGLFTLTPNKHSKK, from the coding sequence TTGAATAGTTCATCTATATTGTTGTATTTACTTCGATGGGTCCTATTAGGACTTCTGGTGGGCGCTCTTTCGGGTGGTGCCTCGGCCATTTTTCTTATTTCCTTAAGTTGGGTCACAGATTACCGTGAAAACCATCTCTGGATCATTGCTTTTCTGCCTGCTGCAGGATTTCTGATAGGCTGGACTTACTATCGATACGGAGAAAATTCAGTAAAAGGAAACAACCTCTTACTGGATGAGCTCTATAAAACAGAAAAGCCAATTCCACTTCGAATGACTCCCTTGGTGCTTTTAGGGACGATTATCACCCATCTGTTCGGTGGTTCTGCTGGCCGTGAAGGTACCGCCGTACAGATGGGGGGCTCCCTAGCCGATCAGTTAACAAAATATTTTCACTTAGATCCTGAAGATAGAAGGCTCATTCTTATCGCAGGTGTTGCGGGAGGATTTGCTTCAGTATTCGGTACTCCGCTGGCAGGGGCAATTTTTGCATTAGAATGGATGCTTCACCGAAAAATCCGCTGGAAATCTTGGTTTCCTGCATTTTGGACGGCATTTGTTGCCAATTGGTTTTGTTCGTCCCTTTTTGGCGTTGGCCATACGCATTATTTTATAGATCTCGTACCGCCACATACTTTTGTAAACTTACTTTGGGTCATTCCCGCGGGGATTGCTTTTGGGTTTAGCGGGAGATTATTTGCTCAAAGCACTCATTTTTTTACCTACCAGTTTGCCAAAATCATAGCATACCCCCCATTTCGCCCGGTCATAGGCGGACTATTGATAGCTGTATTTGTATATATTTCGGACAGCACTACCTACATTGGGTTAGGTGTTCCCCGAATAGTAGAAGCATTCGAAACACCCCTTCCCTGGTATGATTGGCTGGCCAAAACTGGACTGACAAGTTTTACTTTGGGAGCAGGATTCAAAGGAGGAGAAGTCACGCCATTGTTCTTCACTGGAGCCACACTGGGTAATGCCCTTTCAGCATGGATTCCTTTGCCACTTGCGCTTTTGGCAGGAATGGGGTTTGTGGGGGTTTTTTCCGGGGCGACTAATACTCCTATTGCATGCACTGTCATGGGAATGGAGTTGTTTGGCTACGAAAGCGGGATATTTCTGGGAATTGCCTGCTTGATAGCCTATTTATTCAGTGGCAGATCAAGTATTTATTCTTCTCAAAACCTTGACAGGAAATTTCATTTGTACCCAGCAGAAGGGCTTTTTACCTTAACACCAAATAAGCATTCAAAAAAATGA